TGTACGGATTTGTTTTGCGAGTTGATCCGCCTTACTTAGATAGGTGTGAAGCACTTCATCACAAAACTCGTATACTTCCGGACCGGTATCTTCACATTTCAATACTTCCTCAATTTGCTCGGTGGTCAGCCCCAAACCTAGATAAAATTGAATGGTTCTGATACGTTCGACAGCAGATTCATCGAATTGCCGATAATCGTTTTCTAGACGGATAGCAGAAATCAGTTGTTTCTTCTCATAGTGTCTAATGGACCGGGTACTTGCGCCGGTTCTTTTGGACAATTCGCTTATTTTCAAGAAAATGTCCTCCTTTTCTGTGCAAACAAGATAGAATAGCGATGTCCACATTCTACCGGTCTTTGCAGGATCAGGCAATGATACACGAGCAATAAACTAAGCCAAAATCCGGCCGCGTCATTAATCCTTCGTCCTTGGGAGACTCTGCCGCTCGCAAGCGGGTCATTTCGACGCCGACCGGTACTCGGTCGGCGTCATGTTATATTTTTTGCGGAACACCTGCGTGAAATGGCGAATGTCGTCGTAGCCGACCAGCTTTGCGACGTCGGCCACCCGCAGGTCCCTGCTCATCAGCAGCTCCTTGGCCCGCTCCATGCGCAATTGGATGACGTAGTCCTTGTAGCCGGTCCCGGTTTTTTGCTTGAACAGCTGGCTGAAGTAGATCGGATTCAGGTACACGATGGAGGCGACTTTTTCCAGCGACAAATTGTCGTGAAAATGCGTTCGAATATATTGCAGAGCGATCTGAATCGTCTCATCCCCCTTGCTTGCCGGCACGTGGGGCTCCATAACGGCGACTCCGGAGGACAGCAGCTTCGGAATCTCGTCCGGAATCGCATAAAAGTCGGTCAGCTCGCGGCTGACGACCATCCGATAAGGATCCCGCAAGCAACGGTCGAGATGGGTCCTCGCCCCCTTCTCCACGGCAAAAATATCGGCGCCGTCCCGCAGCGTCGCAACGCCTATCAGGCGGTTCGCCTCGAGACTGACGACAAACCCGCTGCCATTCATTTCGATCCACTCCGACAGCACGTTTTCCACGACAAAATTTTTTAAAGACATGTCCTGTTTCGTCTCCAGCTCGATGCAAAACAAATGAAACCGCAAGTGCTTTTCCGCCAGCCGGGACAAGTCGAAGCTGCCGATGTCAAGCCCCTGAATCCAGCGGCGGAAGACAGCCTCCCGCAAGTAACTCAGGTTCAGCTTCAGCCAATCCTTCTGCGACAGCTGGCGCATATCGTCCTGCCACTCGCGCTCCAGCATGGCGACGACGTCGATCAGCCGCTCCTTGCCGACCGGCTTCACCACGTAATCTCTGGCGCCCAGCCGAAGCGCCTCCTGCGCATACGAAAATTTGGAATGGGCCGAAACGATGACGACCTTCGTTCCCCGCCGGGATTCGCGAAGCGAAGCGAGCAGCTCCAGCCCGTTCATCCCCGGCATCATAATGTCCAGCAGCAGGATGTGGATGCGTTCGTTCAGCAGCAGGGAGACCGCCTCCTGGCTGGACGCGACGGTGGCGACATGCATATGGGGAAACGCGCCGGCAAGCGTCCGTTTGATCCCTTCGCGGATCGATCTTTCATCATCGACGACAAGAACGTTCATGACGCTTCATCTCCTCGCATGGAATAGGCACCGCTTACGACCGGAGCCCTTTTCGGCAAACGGATCGTGACGGTTGTCCCGCGGTCCGGCTCGCTGTCGATATGCAGGCCGTACAGGCGGCCGAACTTCAATACAAGCCTCCGGTGCACGTTCGTCAGCCCGATCCCGGCCTTCTCCGTTCCCCGTGGATGGAACGGCTCCGGTACCCGGTGGCTCCGCTCCTCCTCTTCGAAATGCTGCATCTCCAGCTGCGTCACCTTGTCCAGGACCGTTTGCAGCTCCTGCAGCTTGGGGGCGGGAATG
The window above is part of the Paenibacillus hamazuiensis genome. Proteins encoded here:
- a CDS encoding response regulator, whose protein sequence is MNVLVVDDERSIREGIKRTLAGAFPHMHVATVASSQEAVSLLLNERIHILLLDIMMPGMNGLELLASLRESRRGTKVVIVSAHSKFSYAQEALRLGARDYVVKPVGKERLIDVVAMLEREWQDDMRQLSQKDWLKLNLSYLREAVFRRWIQGLDIGSFDLSRLAEKHLRFHLFCIELETKQDMSLKNFVVENVLSEWIEMNGSGFVVSLEANRLIGVATLRDGADIFAVEKGARTHLDRCLRDPYRMVVSRELTDFYAIPDEIPKLLSSGVAVMEPHVPASKGDETIQIALQYIRTHFHDNLSLEKVASIVYLNPIYFSQLFKQKTGTGYKDYVIQLRMERAKELLMSRDLRVADVAKLVGYDDIRHFTQVFRKKYNMTPTEYRSASK
- a CDS encoding MerR family transcriptional regulator, whose product is MKISELSKRTGASTRSIRHYEKKQLISAIRLENDYRQFDESAVERIRTIQFYLGLGLTTEQIEEVLKCEDTGPEVYEFCDEVLHTYLSKADQLAKQIRTLEDVKRRLDDHIVQMVEMMRQPRAK